A stretch of the Nerophis ophidion isolate RoL-2023_Sa linkage group LG27, RoL_Noph_v1.0, whole genome shotgun sequence genome encodes the following:
- the f7i gene encoding coagulation factor VIIi, translating to MRYKGSSSPVSGPGTSFLQFCTLEIMLARHGIVWILFFGISSDAVFVERREASDVLTRRTRANTGFLEELKQGNLERECMEEMCDYEEAREVFEDEGQTNQFWQTYDRRDPCKINPCRNNGVCVHQGATFQCQCPEGFEGRFCQMVFEDSLKCIYHNGQCQHFCDGSGKRRRCSCADGYILGEDGRQCIAQVEFPCGQLAPANQSMTGQTRLVGANHCPKGECPWQVLIELNQTSHCGGALIRPDWVVTAAHCVLGIHPDQLTVVAGEHNLEVDDGTEQRIPVSKAIAHEGYVPATGDRDIALLHLSRSVAINSQALPICLPNKDLAEKELLLLRYHTVSGWGKKTIGGNAASHSPASSGVTSPVLRRMSLPIIPNSQCSQRAQFNFTNNMLCAGYLDGHQESCRGDDGSPLTSLFGSTHFLLGIVGWGRGCSHPGYYGVYTNMAKFVDWAESTIKNPPAAPMFTDMMQQKVV from the exons ATGCGGTACAAAGGCTCATCCTCTCCTGTAAGCGGTCCTGGGACTTCATTTTTGCAGTTCTGCACACTAGAAATCATGTTGGCGAGACATGGCATTGTGTGGATTCTGTTCTTTGGGATCTCTTCAGATGCAG TGTTTGTGGAGAGACGGGAGGCCAGTGATGTGCTGACCAGAAGGACGCGAGCAAATACCGGATTCCTGGAGGAGCTCAAGCAAGGCAACCTGGAAAGGGAATGCATGGAGGAGATGTGTGACTATGAGGAGGCCAGAGAAGTATTTGAGGACGAAGGACAGACG AATCAATTCTGGCAGACCTATGACC GTCGGGACCCCTGTAAGATAAACCCATGTCGTAACAATGGCGTGTGTGTCCACCAGGGGGCAACCTTTCAGTGTCAATGTCCCGAAGGCTTTGAAGGACGCTTCTGTCAGATGG TGTTTGAAGACTCCCTCAAGTGTATTTACCACAACGGTCAGTGTCAGCATTTCTGCGATGGCTCAGGGAAACGCCGCAGGTGTTCCTGCGCTGATGGCTACATTCTGGGCGAAGACGGACGACAGTGCATTGCTCAAG TGGAGTTTCCATGTGGTCAGCTGGCTCCAGCCAATCAGAGCATGACCGGTCAGACGAGGCTTGTAGGAGCCAATCATTGTCCCAAAGGAGAATGTCCCTGGCAG GTTCTGATTGAGTTGAACCAAACAAGTCATTGTGGAGGTGCCCTGATCCGTCCTGACTGGGTTGTGACTGCAGCTCACTGCGTTCTTGGGATCCACCCTGACCAGCTTACGGTGGTGGCAG GGGAACACAACCTGGAGGTCGACGATGGCACAGAACAAAGAATCCCAGTTTCCAAGGCAATTGCCCATGAGGGTTATGTCCCAGCAACAGGTGACAGGGACATTGCGCTGCTGCACCTGAGTAGAAGTGTGGCCATAAACAGCCAGGCGCTCCCTATCTGCTTGCCCAATAAAGACTTAGCGGAGAAAGAGCTGCTACTGCTGCGGTACCACACTGTGTCGGGTTGGGGCAAGAAGACCATTGGGGGAAACGCTGCCAGCCACAGTCCAGCATCCAGCGGCGTCACCTCCCCTGTCCTCCGCAGGATGTCCTTACCGATCATTCCCAACTCTCAGTGCTCACAGAGAGCCCAGTTCAACTTCACCAACAATATGCTGTGTGCTGGCTACCTGGACGGCCACCAGGAGAGTTGCCGTGGCGACGATGGGAGCCCATTGACCAGCCTCTTTGGTTCCACCCACTTCCTTTTGGGCATCGTCGGATGGGGGCGGGGCTGTTCACACCCTGGCTATTATGGCGTTTACACCAACATGGCCAAATTTGTTGACTGGGCTGAGTCCACCATTAAGAACCCCCCCGCAGCCCCCATGTTTACTGACATGATGCAACAGAAAGTTGTCTAA